In Camelina sativa cultivar DH55 chromosome 13, Cs, whole genome shotgun sequence, the genomic window TGCATGGGTGTATTGGTGTTGTTAGAGATGTCATATATGAACCGAACAAAAGTTTAGCAACGAAAAAGCAATTGATGACATCTGTACATATGTTGATTACTATCAAAATCGGATTTTCTGCAGTAAAGTTGTTTAGTATAATATTCGCTTATAAATAAGTGAAAGGTGGCTAAATACAGCTATAAAAGTTGTTCGTGTTATCACTGTTATGTTAGTTTGGTGGAGAAATATCTGACGATAGGACCTTAAAATTGAAGTCGATGGACCTCAAAGAAATAATATGTGTTCCTATGAGAAAGCTGatttaagaattaaaaatttaagatcAATCCGGCcgtattcaatattttcttatttgattttcgAAAGCATTCTTACACAAATAAATGAGAAACCACATCTTGAATTGAAAACTGATGTATATCatacactttttttgtttaaaacaataCAGAGAAATAAAATGGAAAGTAGGACTCTTGAGTACACTAAAACGTGAGATTAATGATAGTTCACTTTGATTAATGGCGACCCCCACCACCACCGCTTCCGCTGCCGGAACCATGACCGGAGCCTCCACCAACCCCAACACCTATTCCTATCCCAATCCCAATGCCGACTCCTCCTCCATGACCTCCGCCAAGACCATGTCCTCCTCCACCTCCGGCACCACCGCCAAGTCCTCCTCCGGCACCACCTCCAACTCCTCCTCCAGCTCCAAAACCACTACCGTGACCGGATCCACCGCCCACACCACCTCCNNNNNNNNNNNNNNNNNNNNNNNNNNNNNNNNNNNNNNNNNNNNNNNNNNNNNNNNNNNNNNNNNNNNNNNNNNNNNNNNNNNNNNNNNNNNNNNNNNNNNNNNNNNNNNNNNNNNNNNNNNNNNNNNNNNNNNNNNNNNNNNNNNNNNNNNNNNNNNNNNNNNNNNNNNNNNNNNNNNNNNNNNNNNNNNNNNNNNNNNNNNNNNNNNNNNNNNNNNNNNNNNNNNNNNNNNNNNNNNNNNNNNNNNNNNNNNNNNNNNNNNNNNNNNNNNNNNNNNNNNNNNNNNNNNNNNNNNNNNNNNNNNNNNNNNNNNNNNNNNNNNNNNNNNNNNNNNNNNNNNNNNNNNNNNNNNNNNNNNNNNNNNNNNNNNNNNNNNNNNNNNNNNNNNNNNNNNNNNNNNNTcccccaccaccacctcctccggCACCTCCGCCAGCCCCTCCTCCTACCCCTCCTCCGGCTCCAAAGCCTCCACCTTGTCCAGATCCTCCCCCaacaccaccacctcctcctccaccggcTCCACCACCGCCACCAACTCCTCCGCCTACACCGCCCCCACCGCCTACACCTCCTCCAGCTCCAAACCCACCACCATGACCAGAACCGCCGCCGATACCTCCGCCTCCACCACCCCCAgctccgccaccaccaccaattCCTCCACCGGCACCACCGCCAACTCCTCCTCCGGCTCCAAAACCTCCACCGTGTCCGGATCCTCCCCCAACACCcccacctcctcctccaccggctccaccaccaccaccaattcCTCCGCCTATACCAGCCCCACCGCCTACACCTCCTCCAGCTCCAAACCCACCGCCGTGACCAGAACCGCCGCCAATACCTCCGCCTCCACCTCCCCCAGCTCCGCCTCCACCACCAATTCCTCCACCGGCACCACCGCCAATTCCTCCTCCGGCTCCAAACCCTCCACCGTGTCCAGCACCACCGCCTAAACCTCCCCCACCACCAAACCCTCTGCCACCACCGCGTCCAAACCGGCCACGTCCACCACACCTCCGGCCCCACCTACAATCATCATCTCTATACCTCGCAGGCCCGACCACAGATCCATCTCCAAGAACACATTCGACACCCAAATTAagcaaaaccaaagaaagaatcaaacaagtAACACTCTTAAGCCCCATCCCTAGCTAGAGCTTAGAGAATAACCGTGATGTATCGTCTCTTTGTATGTCTTGTGGTTATCTCAGTCACTTGAAGTCTTGAACTGAACATTCCCTTATATAGTAGATAAATGAAATCTTCAAAGTTATAAGAATTAAGCAAGTGGGATGAAGAAGCCATTAATATGGATCCCCCATGCATGTTACGTTCTACGCGTTTGGGGCCGTTGAGCCATTGGCGGGAAacatttaatgaaaattttcctTATACTGAGTCAAAATAGATCTATACTTAGTTCAGACTTTTCTGTAGGTTTCGCTCTTTCGTTTTACTCATTAATTACTTTCTTTTATTATCCAACACTCGTTGATATTTTCATACAAAATCATCACATCCGTATATATCACCATCATTCATAACGAGTTTTGCCGATAATTATTTGTTCGAGTCTCTACTTTGACGTtgactttttatattttgaaaattgctAATGCATGATTCACTATTACCAGTTTATTGGAAATTTTCCAATGTCGTTACTAATAATAACTTTCGCTTGTACTCTATATATACGATGTGTTNttttttttttttttttttttttttttttttttttttttttttttttttttttatgtttttcaccCACATTTGTAAAGGAAGTACTACACCTATGAAGGCTATATATGGACACAGGAACAATAACTTAAGAACAAGTAGTGGGAGTCAACGGTACTGACAATAGTCAACGGTTAAAATGTAGAGAGAAAATAAATGTGGCTCACATGCAATTGTAAGTACATTGTCTAACTATATAAACGTATTTAATGTCGAATTATACCTCCCCAACTAAAACCACCAATTAATATCCACTTCCAATAGTTAATTATATATCTAATTGTATAAATTCATGCA contains:
- the LOC104738296 gene encoding glycine-rich cell wall structural protein 1-like, with the translated sequence MGLKSVTCLILSLVLLNLGVECVLGDGSVVGPARYRDDDCRWGRRCGGRGRFGRGGGRGFGGGGGLGGGAGHGGGFGAGGGIGGGAGGGIGGGGGAGGGGGGGIGGGSGHGGGFGAGGGVGGGAGIGGGIGGGGGAGGGGGGGVGGGSGHGGGFGAGGGVGGGAGGGIGGGGGAGGGGGGGIGGGSGHGGGFGAGGGVGGGGGVGGGVGGGGGAGGGGGGGVGGGSGQGGGFGAGGGVGGGAGGGAGGGGVGGGSGHGSGFGAGGGVGGGAGGGLGGGAGGGGGHGLGGGHGGGVGIGIGIGIGVGVGGGSGHGSGSGSGGGGGRH